One segment of Brassica napus cultivar Da-Ae chromosome C3, Da-Ae, whole genome shotgun sequence DNA contains the following:
- the LOC125583164 gene encoding uncharacterized protein LOC125583164: protein MGTLPDLSVIIAAQLGLASGEGPPAAVPRSGEALPSGARTAGKGKKRKRDDGSGAGRGAEGTSEAPPSIEPRKKSKPKKTKKKFAGEQLGDADEQVENANEQIEQEEEDARGEEIQPEEGGSEVEASEGRNNEERVSEGGERETSLNVACSDDSEGDSEGSPLLIRRGNNEGDDERQSPVLTLPCERTPIPVGGGAVQIGTSSGGSAILRRAPGFNFPDKVAFHYEGPAPLVYVPEKCGEFLRQLRGRAKPLPAVKDLIFGGEYEEAARVKLLGDSTMNVVIDKYDTALKGALEELERAKKEFAEKEEVSARQLNESRADLQRLDGVMTRTAARRDEFKAALDSSRRTVRELEQKNTDLESERASLAATHEREMKRLRDSRILEVTRERGRVEAEMAAKANRCFARIRSREERRGPYDEARLLYSQAFGTRKCLEALKGAGNDIPQASIDMFVEYERKYEQEAEQLKVGEIPEGDFRLSPLTLESQFVDARILAGLDPFGSNAGLIDSETAANLHVSFTRPVGEGCEETTLRIENPLTVRGGEEDTGEVLEDAAVQVLPIARGSSVGASELSALNDRESDREA, encoded by the exons ATGGGCACTCTCCCTGACTTGAGCGTAATAATAGCGGCCCAGCTGGGGCTGGCTAGCGGGGAAGGACCCCCAGCAGCGGTTCCTCGTTCTGGCGAGGCTCTCCCTTCCGGCGCCAGAACTGCGGGGAAgggcaagaaaagaaaaagagacgaTGGTTCGGGAGCCGGGAGGGGCGCCGAGGGGACGAGCGAGGCCCCTCCTTCTATTGAGCCCCGGAAGAAGAGCAAGCCcaaaaagacaaagaagaagttcGCCGGCGAGCAGTTGGGAGATGCCGATGAGCAGGTGGAAAATGCCAACGAGCAAATCgagcaagaggaagaagatgctcGAGGAGAAGAAATCCAACCCGAAGAAGGGGGTTCTGAGGTCGAAGCCTCGGAGGGACGGAATAACGAGGAAAGAGTGAGTGAAGGAGGGGAGCGCGAGACTTCTCTTAATGTCGCTTGCTCGGATGATTCCGAAGGGGATAGCGAGGGGTCGCCACTCCTGATAAGGAGGGGAAATAATGAAGGCGACGATGAGAGGCAGTCCCCTGTCCTGACGCTTCCTTGCGAGAGAACTCCGATTCCCGTCGGAGGAGGGGCCGTCCAGATCGGCACTTCTTCCGGTGGCTCTGCTATTCTAAGGAGGGCTCCTGGATTCAACTTTCCCGACAAGGTCGCCTTTCACTACGAGGGACCGGCTCCCTTAGTATATGTTCCGGAGAAATGTGGGGAGTTTCTCCGTCAACTAAGAGGGAGGGCGAAACCTCTTCCTGCTGTGAAGGACCTGATCTTCGGGGGTGAATACGAAGAAGCTGCAAGGGTCAAACTGCTG GGTGATAGCACGATGAATGTCGTGATTGATAAATACGACACGGCCCTTAAAGGAGCCTTGGAGGAGCTCGAGCGGGCCAAAAAAGAGTTCGCTGAGAAGGAAGAGGTGTCTGCTCGTCAACTGAACGAGTCGAGGGCTGATCTGCAGAGGCTCGACGGGGTGATGACCCGCACCGCTGCTCGACGCGACGAGTTTAAAGCTGCGCTGGATTCGTCTCGACGAACCGTCCGCGAGCTTGAACAGAAAAACACCGATCTCGAGAGTGAGAGGGCTTCACTCGCCGCCACGCACGAGCGAGAGATGAAACGTCTGAGAGACTCCAGAATCTTGGAGGTGACGAGAGAAAGGGGGAGAGTAGAGGCGGAAATGGCCGCCAAGGCTAATCGTTGCTTTGCCAGGATTCGTTCTCGAGAGGAGCGTCGGGGTCCTTACGACGAGGCTCGGTTACTCTACAGCCAAGCCTTTGGGACTAGGAAGTGCCTCGAGGCCTTGAAGGGAGCCGGGAACGACATACCGCAAGCCTCCATTGATATGTTCGTCGAGTATGAGAGGAAGTACGAACAAGAGGCCGAGCAGCTGAAGGTTGGCGAGATCCCTGAGGGCGACTTTAGACTCTCTCCTCTTACGTTGGAGTCTCAGTTCGTGGATGCCCGGATTCTGGCGGGCCTCGATCCGTTTGGTTCCAACGCCGGCTTAATTGACTCGGAGACCGCGGCGAATCTTCATGTCTCGTTTACTCGCCCGGTTGGAGAAGGGTGCGAGGAAACGACGCTTCGTATCGAAAATCCTTTGACTGTTCGAGGAGGCGAAGAAGACACCGGCGAGGTGTTGGAAGATGCTGCGGTGCAAGTCCTTCCGATTGCCCGCGGATCGAGCGTCGGAGCTTCGGAGCTTTCCGCGCTTAATGACCGCGAGAGTGATCGGGAAGCTTAG